The following proteins are co-located in the Nitrospirota bacterium genome:
- a CDS encoding response regulator, whose amino-acid sequence MSGDSQPESLVGVFLAEAAEGLEGLRSALHPADGSVPPPVSVQPEYIIAHRLRGAASLYGFIGVAGLAEVMEGALEGAAAYPSAEWPGFVEVLRDLLEALQVQIDRINRLGAEDQAACEEWKMRHAQHIPSPAASSGPSVSAAQLSDVYLLPELDAEVFSYFAPEAQEYVEAIEASLLKLDKEPHNPETIQLLFRTAHTLKGSAYTVGFTAIGDLIHHVEDLMGAVQEGRMQVTSGMADAIFKSVDVVRLLLKRDSRLLAQVRGEFVAVQQRLQRMAATPAEAMPVVVAAPVPVAVPREVPAEPPPQVEAQEAAAGEAAKAAPKEIEEGAVIRVSRERLERLLNLVGELVIGRGRLEQRLLVLEQLSGQVLVYKNRLSESVRSFEEKHAFTLPAPSAGTGDVGGAGFNALIDFGALEFDKYDDFNILARRVAEISADVGESMSQLSGSIRKAREDMGHLQRLTLGMRDEIARARMVPIGTPFTRFRRAVREMARATGKDVNLITSGEQTEVDTVLVERLVDPLVHLVRNAVYHGIETTAVRVARGKPAAGTVYLHAAHRGNAAIIEVEDDGGGIDVEKIKAKAVAMGVVRPELAASMSDSEAMKLIFLPGFSTADTVGDQAGRGVGMDVVKRAIEAINGHIDIETEKGAGTKFTLSLPLTLLISTALLVRVGTDRYAIPLASIREVVLPARGAIQEISGRAILQVGEEAIDVRSFALLLGLDQQSSDGPLPVVIVRTSTGAIGLAVDELLGRQEIVIKALGTLKPFRESCFVGATIDPEGRVVLVVDVSRMVGGRRAEALPASETAPTALLGEGTEEEDLLPSFGPPASGILLIDDSLSVRKFVGRMLEGGGYEVDTAVDGEDGLRKASARSYQLIITDLEMPKLNGYEVIQALRTRQQTKHTPILVMTTRAGEKHRQMALSMGATGYITKPVEEKALILEVEQRIGATGARA is encoded by the coding sequence ATGAGCGGCGACTCCCAGCCCGAATCGTTGGTCGGCGTGTTTCTGGCGGAAGCGGCTGAAGGTCTGGAAGGCCTGCGGTCCGCCTTGCATCCGGCTGATGGCTCCGTTCCCCCGCCGGTCTCCGTTCAGCCCGAATACATTATCGCCCACCGGCTCAGAGGAGCGGCCTCCTTGTACGGTTTTATCGGCGTGGCCGGGCTGGCCGAGGTGATGGAGGGGGCGCTCGAAGGGGCGGCCGCGTATCCGTCCGCAGAATGGCCGGGATTCGTCGAGGTCTTGCGTGACCTTCTGGAGGCCTTGCAGGTTCAGATCGACCGGATCAATCGTCTGGGGGCGGAGGATCAAGCCGCCTGTGAAGAATGGAAGATGCGCCATGCCCAGCATATCCCGTCACCCGCGGCGTCATCCGGGCCCTCCGTTTCGGCGGCGCAGCTGTCGGATGTGTACCTGTTGCCGGAACTGGATGCGGAAGTCTTTTCCTATTTCGCTCCCGAAGCGCAGGAATACGTGGAGGCGATCGAAGCCTCGCTGCTGAAGCTGGACAAGGAGCCCCACAATCCCGAGACGATCCAGCTTTTGTTCCGCACGGCCCATACGCTCAAAGGCTCCGCCTACACGGTCGGCTTTACGGCCATTGGCGATCTCATCCATCACGTCGAGGACCTGATGGGCGCCGTTCAAGAGGGCCGCATGCAGGTCACCTCCGGGATGGCGGACGCGATTTTCAAGTCAGTCGACGTCGTGCGATTGCTGTTGAAGCGGGACTCCCGCCTGCTGGCGCAAGTGCGCGGTGAATTCGTCGCCGTGCAGCAACGACTCCAGCGGATGGCGGCGACTCCGGCCGAGGCTATGCCTGTGGTCGTGGCTGCTCCCGTCCCGGTGGCTGTTCCCCGGGAAGTTCCGGCTGAGCCGCCGCCGCAGGTCGAGGCACAGGAAGCGGCCGCGGGCGAGGCGGCCAAGGCGGCTCCGAAAGAGATTGAGGAAGGAGCGGTCATCCGCGTCAGCCGGGAGCGGCTGGAGCGCCTGCTCAATCTGGTGGGCGAGTTGGTCATCGGACGCGGGCGGTTGGAACAGCGGCTGTTGGTACTGGAACAATTATCCGGCCAGGTGCTGGTCTACAAGAACCGCCTTTCGGAATCGGTCCGGTCGTTTGAGGAAAAGCATGCCTTCACGCTGCCGGCGCCCTCGGCGGGAACCGGTGACGTCGGGGGAGCTGGGTTCAACGCCCTGATCGATTTTGGGGCTCTGGAATTCGACAAGTACGACGACTTCAACATTCTGGCGCGTCGCGTGGCCGAGATTTCCGCGGACGTCGGCGAATCCATGTCCCAGCTCAGCGGATCGATCCGCAAAGCGCGCGAGGACATGGGCCACCTCCAGCGGCTGACGCTCGGGATGCGGGACGAGATCGCGCGGGCTCGCATGGTCCCCATCGGCACCCCGTTTACCCGTTTCCGGCGCGCAGTCCGCGAGATGGCGCGGGCGACCGGGAAGGATGTGAACTTGATCACGTCCGGCGAACAGACCGAAGTGGATACCGTGCTGGTGGAGCGGCTGGTGGACCCCCTCGTGCACCTGGTGCGCAACGCGGTCTATCACGGGATCGAAACCACGGCGGTCCGCGTGGCGAGGGGCAAGCCGGCGGCCGGGACGGTCTACCTGCATGCCGCCCATCGGGGCAACGCGGCGATCATCGAAGTCGAAGATGACGGGGGGGGCATCGACGTCGAAAAAATCAAGGCCAAGGCAGTCGCCATGGGGGTTGTTCGTCCGGAGTTGGCGGCGAGCATGAGCGATTCGGAAGCCATGAAGTTGATCTTCCTGCCCGGTTTCTCAACGGCCGACACGGTCGGAGACCAGGCGGGACGCGGCGTGGGCATGGATGTCGTGAAGCGGGCGATCGAGGCCATCAACGGGCATATCGACATTGAGACGGAAAAAGGCGCCGGGACCAAGTTCACCCTCAGTCTGCCGCTTACGCTGCTGATCTCCACCGCGCTGTTGGTGCGGGTGGGCACGGACCGGTATGCGATTCCACTGGCCAGCATCCGGGAGGTGGTCTTGCCGGCACGGGGCGCCATTCAGGAGATCAGCGGCAGGGCGATTCTCCAGGTCGGCGAGGAAGCCATCGACGTCCGATCCTTCGCCCTTTTACTGGGACTGGACCAACAATCTTCGGACGGACCTTTGCCGGTCGTCATCGTCCGCACCTCAACCGGCGCGATCGGTCTGGCGGTGGATGAGTTGCTGGGGCGCCAAGAGATCGTCATCAAGGCCCTGGGGACGCTCAAGCCGTTCAGGGAGTCCTGTTTTGTGGGTGCCACGATCGATCCTGAAGGCCGTGTGGTGCTGGTCGTGGACGTGAGCCGCATGGTCGGCGGCCGCCGCGCGGAGGCCTTGCCTGCGTCCGAGACCGCGCCGACTGCGCTTCTGGGAGAAGGGACGGAGGAAGAGGATCTCCTGCCGAGTTTCGGCCCGCCCGCTTCCGGTATTCTGCTCATCGACGACTCCTTGAGTGTCAGAAAGTTCGTCGGGCGCATGTTGGAGGGCGGCGGGTATGAAGTCGATACGGCCGTGGACGGAGAAGACGGCTTGCGCAAGGCGTCGGCCCGTTCGTATCAGTTGATCATCACCGATCTTGAAATGCCGAAGCTCAACGGCTATGAAGTGATCCAAGCGCTGAGAACGAGGCAGCAGACGAAGCACACGCCGATCTTGGTGATGACCACGAGGGCGGGAGAGAAGCACCGTCAGATGGCGTTGAGCATGGGGGCGACGGGCTACATTACCAAGCCGGTGGAAGAGAAGGCATTGATCTTGGAAGTTGAGCAGCGCATCGGGGCGACCGGGGCCAGGGCCTGA
- a CDS encoding response regulator — MSKIVVVDDSNAELQLIEGYLRGAGHTVVSYPSSEKLEDRLVIDHPELIILDVVMPGRNGFQTCRDLKNDDRFKGIPVVLCTSKGGDSDKFWGQQQGANGYVVKPFKAEELLAAVKKALG, encoded by the coding sequence ATGAGTAAGATTGTAGTTGTGGACGATTCCAACGCCGAGCTGCAGCTGATCGAGGGCTATTTGAGAGGCGCCGGGCATACCGTCGTGTCCTATCCGAGTTCCGAGAAACTTGAGGACCGCTTGGTCATCGACCACCCGGAACTCATTATTCTGGATGTGGTCATGCCGGGCAGAAACGGGTTCCAGACTTGCCGGGACCTCAAGAACGACGATCGCTTCAAGGGCATTCCGGTGGTGCTCTGCACGTCCAAAGGCGGGGACAGCGACAAGTTCTGGGGGCAACAACAAGGTGCCAACGGATACGTCGTTAAGCCGTTCAAGGCGGAAGAGTTGTTGGCTGCGGTGAAGAAGGCGCTCGGGTAA
- the cobD gene encoding cobalamin biosynthesis protein CobD yields the protein MTGSSLLLACLLDAWLGDPRWFPHPVRLMGRCIARYEATIRRVAQRPVGLRLAGLALAIGLPIGVWAAGWGLIRLAGLVHPLAATGVEILLAYTTLAVRDLADHAALVLRALRGSTLEEARAAVSHIVGRDTDSLSEPDVVRATVETIAESTADGGIAPLFYLALGGAPLALAFKAVSTLDSMVGHRDARYRDFGWASARLDDAANWIPARLAACLLVLAGGLTRFRADLVVRAWSIVMRDAGKHESPNSGWPEAAMAGALQVQLGGRNVYEGIVIELPRIGDSGQALQTDHIRQALVLMATASVLATGLAAAWRFA from the coding sequence ATGACCGGGTCGTCGCTTCTGCTGGCCTGTCTGCTCGATGCCTGGTTGGGCGATCCCCGTTGGTTTCCCCATCCGGTGCGGCTCATGGGCCGGTGCATCGCCCGGTATGAAGCGACGATCCGGCGAGTCGCGCAGCGTCCGGTGGGGCTTCGATTGGCCGGTCTTGCGCTCGCGATTGGTTTGCCGATCGGCGTCTGGGCCGCCGGGTGGGGCCTGATCCGGCTGGCCGGGTTGGTGCATCCGCTGGCGGCGACCGGTGTGGAAATCCTGCTGGCCTATACCACGCTGGCCGTCAGAGACCTGGCCGATCATGCGGCCCTCGTCTTACGCGCACTACGGGGCAGTACGTTAGAGGAGGCACGAGCCGCAGTCTCTCACATCGTGGGGCGTGATACCGACTCCTTGTCTGAACCCGACGTGGTGCGGGCGACGGTGGAGACCATCGCCGAAAGCACGGCGGATGGCGGGATCGCTCCGCTTTTTTATCTGGCGCTGGGCGGGGCGCCCCTGGCGCTGGCCTTCAAGGCCGTCAGCACCCTGGACTCCATGGTGGGGCATCGCGATGCACGCTATCGAGACTTCGGGTGGGCTTCCGCCCGCCTGGACGATGCGGCCAATTGGATTCCGGCGCGCCTGGCTGCCTGTTTGCTGGTTCTGGCTGGGGGACTCACCAGGTTCCGTGCCGACCTGGTCGTGCGTGCCTGGTCCATTGTCATGCGCGACGCGGGCAAGCATGAGAGTCCCAACAGCGGCTGGCCCGAGGCGGCCATGGCGGGAGCGTTGCAAGTCCAGCTCGGCGGTCGGAACGTCTACGAGGGGATCGTCATCGAGCTGCCACGCATCGGAGACTCGGGCCAGGCCTTGCAGACGGATCATATCCGACAAGCGTTGGTCCTGATGGCGACGGCTTCGGTCTTGGCGACCGGGTTGGCGGCCGCCTGGCGGTTCGCATGA
- a CDS encoding chemotaxis protein CheW, whose amino-acid sequence MSLRGRTVGTTSLVAEAQFLVVVSGGVPVAIPSDLVRGILQPEDSQREQTIIWLGVAYPLTSLADRFGWSRAAWTPETRAILFGLGNSMLAFSVDRVMGLTDVDRRQIKPLPPHFSGPERKWITGLFLFRESLALVPDLTWLIGSPQEEAQAAALIEESPNPVQVSAARGMRQEPETVEAEEVNLADQLDVEPIEEVSDAENAPWADI is encoded by the coding sequence ATGAGCCTCCGTGGCCGCACAGTCGGCACGACGTCCCTCGTGGCCGAGGCGCAGTTTCTCGTGGTGGTATCCGGGGGCGTGCCGGTGGCGATTCCCTCGGACCTCGTCCGCGGCATTCTTCAGCCGGAGGACAGCCAGCGTGAGCAGACGATCATTTGGCTGGGCGTCGCCTATCCCCTGACCAGCTTGGCGGATCGGTTTGGCTGGTCCCGCGCGGCTTGGACCCCTGAGACAAGAGCCATTCTCTTTGGGCTGGGCAATTCCATGCTGGCGTTTTCCGTGGACCGGGTCATGGGGCTGACGGACGTGGATCGGCGGCAGATCAAGCCACTGCCCCCTCATTTTTCAGGACCGGAGCGGAAATGGATCACCGGGCTCTTTCTCTTTCGTGAGAGCCTCGCCCTGGTCCCGGACCTAACCTGGCTCATCGGATCGCCACAGGAGGAAGCCCAAGCGGCGGCCTTGATCGAAGAATCCCCGAATCCGGTCCAGGTTTCTGCGGCGCGAGGGATGCGACAGGAGCCGGAGACGGTCGAAGCCGAAGAGGTAAACCTTGCCGATCAGTTGGACGTGGAGCCGATCGAGGAAGTGAGCGATGCTGAAAACGCCCCGTGGGCCGATATCTAA
- the cobS gene encoding adenosylcobinamide-GDP ribazoletransferase, protein MHCVRPFVIAWQFLTAIPVARSCDDPTPEELASSMGWYPLVGLILGVILAASDFLLAQVFSDHVVNGLLIVLLVVLTRGLHQDGLADTLDGLAGGRSPVERLAIMRDGRIGAIGATGLALVLGLKYAGLTDLPDEGRLSLLLCLPAAGRWAMVVSAISAPYARSEGGLAQPFIAHLSMRHVAWATGLLGLALLWAVGPVSALTCLAVLGIAVYAMTLFARRLFGGITGDTLGAVNEIVEVLFLMAAPLFFGQR, encoded by the coding sequence ATGCACTGTGTGCGGCCGTTCGTGATCGCCTGGCAGTTTCTGACCGCAATCCCGGTGGCCCGTTCCTGCGACGATCCAACGCCGGAGGAGCTGGCTTCGTCGATGGGCTGGTATCCGCTCGTCGGCTTGATCCTGGGAGTGATCCTTGCGGCAAGCGATTTCCTGCTCGCCCAGGTCTTCTCGGACCATGTCGTGAACGGGTTGCTCATCGTTTTGCTGGTCGTCTTGACCAGGGGCCTGCATCAGGACGGCTTGGCCGATACCCTCGATGGGTTGGCGGGCGGGCGGAGTCCGGTCGAACGGCTGGCGATCATGCGCGATGGTCGGATCGGCGCGATCGGCGCCACGGGCCTTGCGCTGGTTTTGGGGCTCAAGTATGCGGGCTTGACGGACCTGCCGGACGAGGGGCGGCTGTCCCTCCTGCTCTGTCTGCCCGCGGCCGGACGATGGGCCATGGTGGTGAGCGCGATCTCGGCTCCCTATGCACGATCCGAAGGAGGCCTGGCCCAACCGTTCATTGCGCACCTGTCGATGCGGCATGTGGCCTGGGCCACCGGCTTGCTGGGACTCGCGCTTCTCTGGGCCGTCGGTCCGGTCAGCGCCTTGACCTGTCTGGCTGTTCTGGGGATCGCGGTCTATGCCATGACCCTCTTCGCCCGTCGGCTCTTCGGCGGCATCACCGGCGATACCTTGGGCGCGGTCAATGAAATCGTGGAAGTCCTGTTTCTAATGGCGGCTCCGTTATTCTTCGGTCAGCGATGA
- a CDS encoding purine-binding chemotaxis protein CheW: MSNAENKVPQTVQPGAVAARPAASLRVCLISLGGESFAIDLRHVREVFEVDNLTVVPGMPSALTGVANLRGVVIPVVDLRSLLGLPISGTKLPFAVVLKHGTHQVGVLVEQVPEIRTVHQEDFLPAPSRGVQGPTPFVNAILKMDDRIGGVVEVPTLLSYVESGTAQPQS; the protein is encoded by the coding sequence ATGAGCAATGCTGAGAACAAGGTCCCCCAGACCGTACAGCCCGGTGCGGTGGCCGCGAGGCCTGCGGCGTCCTTGCGGGTCTGTCTGATCAGTCTCGGGGGGGAATCGTTCGCGATCGACTTGCGGCATGTGCGGGAAGTCTTCGAAGTGGACAACTTGACGGTGGTTCCCGGGATGCCATCGGCCTTGACCGGGGTGGCGAACTTGCGCGGCGTGGTGATCCCGGTCGTGGATTTGCGCAGCCTGCTCGGGTTGCCCATAAGCGGGACGAAGTTGCCCTTTGCGGTGGTGCTGAAACACGGGACACATCAGGTCGGCGTATTGGTGGAGCAAGTGCCCGAGATTCGGACGGTTCATCAGGAGGATTTCTTGCCGGCTCCGTCCCGTGGCGTGCAAGGTCCCACCCCCTTTGTGAACGCGATCCTGAAGATGGACGACCGAATCGGCGGCGTCGTGGAGGTCCCGACGCTGTTGAGTTACGTGGAGAGCGGGACGGCACAACCACAGAGCTAG
- a CDS encoding methyl-accepting chemotaxis protein, producing the protein MATFGLLTWFKDQKTLTKLMLGFAAVGVIIVAVGIVGLLGLQQLRQQLQVVYESSTVALGNLGTTSSNLGLYHDAILTAGRATRKADFDDAVKPLASLKAKTLAPLQAYASGQMHVSASGRDETKDYQALQQALTAYFTAAEGAISAFEDSFSTTMAPDQRAMMRDLGLLALSVDVSTKYSVATSRVRELLNTVQDVAKDLNQTGQAVAEQRTQVVLIGAGIAILLGGAIGYLLARFFSEGVTHIAVVAQQAASGNLQARAQVDSKDELGQMAASFNAMLDRITKLVQTEDERDQLQRRLMEFLVLVAEVSKGDLSKRGQVTADMFGNLADAFNLMLDRFGKLMNQVRDAAGRVNASAGALLDTAGGLTQTAQHQADESTRTLKAVEGLTQSMRQVADTAGASSESAKQALTATERGRVAVQETVQDMQSIRAAVQRMSKQVKGLGDRSLEISQIVSTIRDIASQTNLLALNAAIEAAGAGEAGARFAVVADQVRKLAESSTQATKEIADLVKVIQTETQDAVVAMEQETQAVEAGSASALRTGDVFKEISQIAQRSAEIAQVIAESSIQQTAATEEVARTIKDITGGATATLQSADQTRQTVEEVAKLAEGLTSSVAQFKVA; encoded by the coding sequence ATGGCGACGTTTGGACTCCTGACGTGGTTTAAAGATCAAAAGACGCTGACCAAGCTGATGCTCGGCTTCGCCGCCGTCGGTGTCATCATCGTCGCGGTCGGGATTGTCGGGCTGCTCGGACTCCAGCAACTGCGCCAGCAACTCCAGGTCGTGTATGAAAGCTCCACGGTGGCCCTGGGCAATCTGGGGACGACCAGCTCGAACCTGGGTCTCTATCACGACGCGATCCTGACGGCCGGGCGGGCGACCCGGAAGGCCGACTTCGACGATGCGGTGAAGCCGCTGGCAAGCCTCAAAGCCAAAACACTGGCGCCGCTCCAAGCCTATGCCTCGGGACAAATGCACGTGTCGGCCAGCGGTCGTGACGAGACGAAGGATTACCAGGCGCTGCAGCAGGCTTTGACCGCCTACTTTACGGCTGCCGAGGGGGCGATCAGCGCGTTTGAAGACAGCTTCTCGACCACGATGGCGCCCGACCAGCGGGCCATGATGCGTGACCTCGGCTTGCTGGCTCTGTCCGTGGACGTGTCCACCAAATACAGCGTGGCGACGAGCCGTGTGCGCGAGCTGCTGAACACCGTGCAGGATGTGGCCAAGGACTTGAACCAAACGGGGCAGGCCGTCGCCGAGCAGCGTACGCAGGTCGTGCTGATCGGAGCCGGGATTGCGATTTTGCTGGGCGGCGCCATCGGGTACCTCCTCGCCCGGTTCTTTTCTGAGGGCGTTACCCACATTGCGGTGGTCGCCCAACAGGCGGCATCCGGCAATCTGCAGGCCCGTGCCCAGGTGGACAGCAAGGACGAACTGGGCCAGATGGCCGCCTCCTTCAACGCCATGTTGGACCGGATCACCAAACTGGTGCAAACGGAAGACGAACGCGACCAGTTGCAGCGGCGCCTCATGGAGTTCCTCGTGCTGGTGGCCGAGGTCAGCAAAGGCGACTTGTCGAAGCGCGGCCAGGTCACGGCCGACATGTTCGGCAATCTGGCGGACGCCTTCAACCTCATGTTGGATCGGTTCGGCAAGCTCATGAATCAAGTGCGTGACGCGGCCGGCCGCGTGAACGCGTCCGCCGGCGCGCTGCTCGACACCGCCGGCGGCCTGACCCAGACCGCGCAACACCAGGCGGATGAGTCGACGCGGACACTCAAGGCGGTCGAAGGGTTGACCCAGTCCATGCGGCAGGTGGCCGACACCGCCGGCGCCTCGTCCGAGAGCGCCAAGCAGGCCCTGACTGCCACGGAGCGCGGCCGCGTGGCCGTGCAGGAAACCGTGCAAGACATGCAGAGCATCCGGGCGGCAGTGCAGCGCATGTCCAAGCAAGTCAAGGGACTCGGCGATCGCTCCCTGGAAATCTCTCAGATCGTGTCGACGATTCGCGACATTGCCTCTCAAACCAACCTGCTGGCGTTGAACGCCGCGATCGAGGCGGCCGGCGCCGGCGAGGCCGGGGCCCGGTTTGCCGTCGTCGCCGACCAGGTCCGCAAGTTGGCCGAGAGCTCGACCCAGGCCACGAAAGAAATCGCCGACCTGGTGAAGGTCATTCAGACGGAAACCCAGGATGCCGTGGTGGCCATGGAGCAGGAAACCCAGGCGGTGGAAGCCGGTTCGGCCTCCGCCTTGCGTACGGGTGACGTGTTCAAAGAGATTTCGCAGATCGCCCAACGATCGGCGGAAATCGCCCAGGTCATCGCCGAGTCGTCGATTCAGCAGACGGCGGCGACCGAGGAAGTGGCGCGCACCATCAAGGACATCACCGGCGGCGCGACGGCGACGCTGCAATCGGCCGACCAGACCAGGCAGACCGTCGAAGAGGTGGCCAAACTGGCGGAAGGTCTCACAAGCTCCGTGGCGCAGTTCAAAGTGGCCTAG
- a CDS encoding DUF3365 domain-containing protein translates to MIACFDETAEALISCVVRILGRTTEEDIMRVTIAPSGLAIGLFAVFMCLPWSAFAANETETALLLIELVQAGRTVVTEHQELLNDPARGDKGFTPEYFGAKLIEKYRDVAKIDLSRATPSPQTGLLLTLLESGKEVVAEAQPVLNKQGIAFKGFIPAAWGRKTGEKFTKKTGVKLKLTAMEYRYPGNKPDEFESEVLRQFSEPSYAKGREFSRVLVQDGRQVLRMMKPEYVGPKCLGCHGEPKGERDKTGMKKEGLKEGDLAGAISLTIPIR, encoded by the coding sequence ATGATCGCGTGCTTCGACGAAACGGCTGAAGCACTGATATCTTGCGTGGTCCGGATCCTGGGCCGCACAACCGAGGAGGACATTATGCGAGTCACGATTGCCCCAAGCGGCCTGGCGATCGGCCTGTTTGCTGTCTTCATGTGTCTCCCCTGGTCGGCGTTTGCAGCCAATGAGACCGAAACCGCGTTGCTGTTGATCGAGCTTGTCCAAGCGGGGCGCACGGTCGTTACTGAACATCAAGAGCTACTCAACGATCCTGCCAGGGGTGACAAGGGATTCACGCCGGAATATTTCGGAGCTAAACTCATCGAAAAATATAGGGACGTGGCCAAGATTGATCTGAGCCGTGCCACACCCTCTCCGCAAACGGGGTTGTTGCTCACGCTGCTGGAATCAGGGAAGGAAGTCGTGGCGGAAGCCCAGCCGGTTCTCAATAAGCAGGGCATTGCCTTCAAGGGCTTTATTCCCGCCGCCTGGGGACGAAAAACCGGCGAGAAGTTCACGAAGAAGACCGGCGTGAAACTGAAACTCACGGCTATGGAATACCGATACCCAGGCAACAAGCCGGATGAGTTCGAGTCCGAGGTGCTCAGACAATTTTCCGAGCCTTCCTATGCCAAGGGACGGGAGTTCAGCCGGGTGTTGGTGCAGGACGGCCGGCAGGTGTTGCGGATGATGAAGCCCGAGTATGTGGGGCCAAAATGCCTGGGGTGCCATGGGGAACCCAAAGGCGAACGGGACAAGACGGGTATGAAAAAAGAAGGGCTCAAAGAAGGGGATTTGGCCGGGGCGATCAGCCTGACCATCCCGATTCGCTAG
- a CDS encoding threonine-phosphate decarboxylase yields MKTVPAHGGNVYEAARASGRPIGRLTDFSASINPLGPSPAAVRALRHSLPQLVHYPDPDCLTLRRALAKRWRLASDQILVGNGSTELIHLLPRALGIRHALLIGPTFSEYARAVALAGGRISYLHARRSEGYRPPLERVLHAMQHSRKPVDAIFLCNPNSPTGRAVGAASVRALVRAAARRRIRVILDETFVEYCAERSVLRDVPRSANLLVLRSFTKFYAMPALRLGYLVGAVPLIQRVRALQPPWSVNTPAQVFALAALGDQGHANRSLASVQQERARFVMNLKALPGVTVYPSEANFLLLELPMALSARVCAEALARRGLLIRDCSSVPGLNRRTVRVAVRRRMENCRLVTALCKWIGAQA; encoded by the coding sequence ATGAAGACGGTTCCTGCCCATGGCGGCAATGTGTACGAAGCCGCTCGCGCGAGCGGGCGCCCGATCGGCCGGTTGACGGACTTCAGCGCCAGCATCAATCCGCTCGGTCCCTCACCGGCTGCCGTCCGGGCCTTGCGGCATTCGCTGCCCCAGCTCGTCCATTATCCGGACCCAGACTGCCTGACGCTCAGGCGAGCCCTGGCGAAACGTTGGCGTCTGGCGTCCGACCAGATCCTGGTCGGGAACGGTTCGACCGAATTGATCCATTTGCTCCCGCGCGCCCTTGGGATTCGCCATGCGCTGCTGATCGGCCCGACCTTTTCAGAATATGCGCGCGCCGTGGCATTGGCCGGAGGGCGGATCAGCTATCTGCATGCCAGGCGGAGCGAGGGCTATCGTCCGCCGCTTGAGCGGGTGCTGCACGCGATGCAGCACAGCCGAAAGCCGGTGGATGCGATCTTCCTCTGCAACCCCAACAGCCCGACCGGTCGGGCCGTCGGGGCGGCATCGGTGCGGGCCCTGGTGCGGGCGGCGGCTCGGCGCCGCATTCGGGTTATCCTGGATGAGACGTTTGTTGAGTATTGCGCGGAGCGGTCGGTGCTCCGTGACGTCCCGCGCTCGGCCAATCTGCTGGTCCTGCGAAGCTTTACTAAATTCTACGCCATGCCGGCCCTTCGTCTCGGCTACCTGGTTGGAGCCGTGCCGCTCATTCAACGGGTCCGTGCGCTCCAGCCCCCCTGGTCGGTGAATACGCCGGCCCAGGTGTTCGCCCTGGCCGCTCTTGGAGACCAAGGCCACGCCAACCGCAGCCTGGCCTCCGTGCAACAGGAGCGAGCCCGCTTCGTTATGAACCTGAAGGCCCTGCCAGGGGTGACGGTCTATCCTTCGGAGGCCAACTTCCTGCTGCTGGAATTGCCGATGGCACTGTCCGCTCGCGTCTGTGCCGAAGCCTTGGCCCGCCGAGGCCTGCTGATCAGGGACTGCTCCTCGGTGCCCGGTTTGAATCGACGAACGGTTCGAGTGGCGGTACGCCGCCGGATGGAGAATTGCCGTCTGGTGACCGCCCTGTGCAAGTGGATCGGAGCGCAAGCGTGA